The window TGCGCGTGGTCGTGACCCTGTCACCCGCGGGTGACAGGGTCATCGTCGCTTCGGATTGACCCGTGCTGGACACACGTTTGACCTATCAGAAACGCTGGGGGGTGGAATGCACGTTTTCAGCGCTGAAGGCACGCGGCCTGGGACTTGAAGACACCCACATGACCGCCCCAGACCGACTCTCCCGACTGTTTGGTCTGCTCTGCCTTGTTCTGGCCTGGATGGTGTGGGTCGGTCGCGCAGTGCAGGAGTTGGATCCGCCGACACTGGACAACCGGGGGCGGAAATCGAGAGGGACGGCGCGCGTGGGATGGACACAGCTCAGTCAGGCTGTGCGCTGGGAATTGGACGCGTTCTGGACGTACATGGACCTCTTCAAAACAGATTTTCCCTCTCCTGGAGAGGGAAAAACACAAAGCGTCAGGTGCTGAGGATCAAGGCAATGTGTTGAGCCACCCCGTATCGGCAACGCGGTATCCACCAGGTGGATAGAGCAGGTAACGCTCCGGCACCTCCCATACGAGAATACGCGGTGGGGCCTCCTTGAATTCTGTGCTGGACAGGTACTTCTGCATTGGAATCCAAATTTGTTGCCCGGCCAGAGAAACGTCCAGCACGTCACGTTTGGTGTAATAGGCGAGCATTTTGGGAAAGTTCCAAGTTTTTTCGGAATAACTAGTACCGACTAAGGCAATGCTAGGCACCGCATCCCCTAAGAGGGAATCACTGCTATTTATCGTGACATCTACAGGATTGTCGTATTCGATTATGTCGACGATTGGGATGGTCGATTCGGGACGAATCATCTTCATCATGCTATCTTCTGTTTTCAGGGGAGGCAGGCGCCTGAGTGAAACATTGACTTTGTCTATCTCCTGAATCTGTGGGAGTTTCATCAGGACTTGCGCCGTCGCTTGGGCCGCAATTTCAGACCCCCTTGTGTTCCAATGGCTTCCAAGTTGAAAGTAAAGAAGATTTTGCGGTGACTGCCGCTGGGCTCTTCTATATGCAGCGAGGGTGTCAACGGCGAAGATATTATTCTTCTTAAAAAAATCGAGAGCGCGTTGATAACGAGAATTTGCCGATAAACTAAGTGGAGCATCCAATTTATCGGAGTAAACTCTCGCTTTTATGGGTACAGGAGTGACGACTAATATAATTCCTTTGCTAACAAGATAATGGCTTACGCCCTTTATAATTGATAAAGATATATCTATGTCTGAGTCCAATTCGTTATCTTTTAGCGGCTGCTCTTCATCAAGAAACAGCCAGCCGCTTCTTGTTGGTGTGGATGTCACTTGAGAAAGTGCAATACTTTCCGCAAATATGCATAGCGCAAGCAAAAATGATATTCTTCTCATTTTTTTACCTTCCTAGTGATTGAATCATAAACAGAGTGGAAAAATTTTTCAAATTACCACCTGTAGTGGTTCAGCCCTCAGCAGCTGACACTTCGAGTTAAATGGTGTCTGAGACGCAGAAAAGCAGCGTAAAGGGCAGGATCTGGGTCTGTGACGACATCCAGGACTGCTCTCAGCCATGCTGACACACTTGCTGCCTATCTGAAAGACCGCCTCCCGCATCGCCGAACAGATGCGTTGTTAAGTAGCTTGGCAGTGTAGAATACTCTATCCAACGCCTCGCCCCCTAACTGACTCCGGCCGACGTCCTGGCGCTTCCGAAGCTGCTCATTGCTCGTGATGTCCTGCCATGTGAACGCAAGCGCTACCTGGCTCTCTGGCACGCGCACCAAGGCCTCTCTGCACGGGCCATCGAGCAGCTCGGCATCATGAACGTCATCAGTACCCGGCATACGATTCACCTGTATCGACATGGAGGGATGGACGCGCTCCTGGAACGCGTC of the Deinococcus aquiradiocola genome contains:
- a CDS encoding alginate O-acetyltransferase AlgX-related protein, with the translated sequence MRRISFLLALCIFAESIALSQVTSTPTRSGWLFLDEEQPLKDNELDSDIDISLSIIKGVSHYLVSKGIILVVTPVPIKARVYSDKLDAPLSLSANSRYQRALDFFKKNNIFAVDTLAAYRRAQRQSPQNLLYFQLGSHWNTRGSEIAAQATAQVLMKLPQIQEIDKVNVSLRRLPPLKTEDSMMKMIRPESTIPIVDIIEYDNPVDVTINSSDSLLGDAVPSIALVGTSYSEKTWNFPKMLAYYTKRDVLDVSLAGQQIWIPMQKYLSSTEFKEAPPRILVWEVPERYLLYPPGGYRVADTGWLNTLP